The Deltaproteobacteria bacterium DNA segment CGTTGTGGTCGAGGAGGCCGGTCGGCACCTCGTTGTCGGTGCAGGTCGCGATCCACGCCGCGGCGATCGCCACCAGGTCGTCGTCCCAGACGAGGTGCGGCACCCCCACCACGTCCCGGGCGTCGTTGTGGGCCTGGAGGATCCCCGCCAGCTCCGGCGGCTCGGTCGGCGTGGTTCCGCCGTCGCTCGTCCCCCCGTCGTCGGCCCCGCCGTCGGTCGCGCCGCCATCCGTCGCGCCGCCGTCCGTCGCTCCACCGTCGGTCACGCCGCCGTCCGTGCCGCCCCCGTCGGTGGCGCCGCCGTCCTCACCCCCGGCGTCGGCTCCGCCCCCGTCCTCGGTGGCCCCGTCGGGGCTCCCGCCGTCGTCACCGGGATCGTCCTCGGCGCCGCACGCCAGGATCAGCAGGAGGGGGAGGACGAGGAGGACCGGTGCACGCATTTTCCCATGATCCTGTGCCTGCCGGTGGCGACGCAAGCGCCGTCCTGGCATAGACTCGCGCCCGAACTCGCCCAAGGAGGCCCCATGCTTCGCAAGTCCGGTTTCGTTATCGTCTGCGCCCTGCTCCTCACCGCCTGCCCCTCCGACCCCGACGACGGGGACGGCGGCACCAGCGACGGGGGCGTCACCGACGGCGGCGGCACCACCGACGGCGGCGGGACCGATGGCGGCGGCAGCGACGGCGGCGTCACCGGCTGCGGCACCGTGACCTTCTTCGGCGAGTGCGACGGCAACCTCCTGCGCTACTGCGGTGAGGACCTGAATGGCAACGAGGAGCTGGTGGAGATCGACTGCACCGGCGCCAGCCTCACCTGCAGCCGGATCAGCGACGACTGGGGCTACGACTGCGCCCAGACCAGCGGCGCGGTCTGCACCTACGACGACCCGGACTACGGCTACACCTACAACCTCTGCGCTGGCACCGACGCCGGCTGCGTCGAGAACGCCACCACCGCGGTCTGCACCGACAACGTGGGCGTCTGCGTCGACACCGACATCGGCAACTGCTGGGCCAACAGCCTGGTGCAGGACTGCTACGCCGGTCAGGCCTGGCTCTACGACTGCGCGGCCGACGGCCTGATCTGCAGCAACAGCGACTGCGTCGCCCCGGTGGCCGAGACCTGCAACGGCATCGACGACGACGGCGACGGCTCCACCGACGAGGACTTCGCCGCTGGCGGCACCGTCACCTACACCGGCCTCGACGGCACCACCGGCCTGGTGCTCACCGACGCCTGCGGCGCCGGCATCTGCGTGGGTGGCTTCGTGGAGTGCGACGCCTCGGGCGGCCTCACCTGCTCCACCGCCGCGACCGCGACCACCGACATCTGCAACGCCCTCGACGACGACTGCGATGGTCAAACCGACGAGGACTACGGCGCCGGCGGCACCATCAGCTTCACCGACCTCGACGGCACCACCGGCCTCACCCTCGGCCAGAGCTGCGGCACCGGCCTCTGCGTGGGTGGCACCGTGCAGTGCGACGCCTCGGGCGGCCTCGAGTGTCCGAGCCACGCCGCGGCCATCACCGAGATCCCGTCCAACACCGTCGACGACGACTGCGACGGCCAGACCGACGAGTAGAGCGGATCGGGCGCGGGCGAGGGGCGCCGGGTTCCGGCGCCCCGGCCCTCAGAACCTCACGAAGTAGTTGGCGACCACCCGGTCGAGCAGCTCCCTCGTGAGGACCGGCGCGACGCCCCGGTAGGCACAGAGATCCCGCACCTGCGCCAGCAGGTCGCGGGGCTCGCAGGCGTTGAAGGGCCGCTGCTCGGCGACGTAGTGCTTCTCGACGAGGTACTCGAGCATCGCCGGATCCAGGGGCACCCCCTGCTTCTTGCACTCGGCCTCGAAGATGCGGCCGAAGAGCACCCGGTCCGGCTGGGTGACCTCGAGCTTGTAGCGGACCCGCCGCAGGAAGGCGCGGTCGACGAGCTGGGCCGGATCGAGGTTGGTCGAGAAGACCACGAAGACGTCGAAGGGCACCTGCAGCTTCTTGCCGGTGTGCATGGTGAGGAAGTCGAACTCGCTCTCCAGGGGCACGATCCAGCGGTTGAGCAGGTCCTTGGGCTCCACCTTCTGCCGGCCGAAGTCGTCGATGAGGAGCATCCCGCAGTTCGCTTTGAGCTGGAACGGGGCCTCGTAGTACTTCACCTGCGGGGAGTAGGCGAGCTCGAGGTCCTCGAGGGTGAGCTCGCCGCCGACGGTGATCATCGGCCGCCGGCAGCGCACCCAGCGCTCGTCGAGGGGCTCCTCGCTCTCGACCTCCACCCGCTTGTGGACGGTCTCGTCGAAGACCTTCACCACGAAGTCGTCGACGATCAGCGCGTGGGGGATGAAGATGTCGCCGCCGAAGCAGTCGGTCATCCGCTGGCAGATGGCGGTCTTGCCGTTGCCCGGCTCGCCGTAGAAGAAGAGCGCCTTGCCGCTGTTCATCGCCGGCCCGATGGCGGCGTAGACCTCGTCGGGGACCACCAGGTCGCCGAAGTGGGGCTCGATGTCCTCCTTCCGGAGGCCGCTGCCCCGGATGGTCTGGGCCGCGACCGCCTGCAGGTAGTAGCGGTAGGGCACCGGCGCGGGGCCGACGTAGCGGTCGCGCTCCATCGAGAGGCCGCAGACCTTGTGGCCGTCCTCGGTCATCGTGAAGATCATCGAGCTGCGGCCGATGCCCGCCCCGCCCGAGCCGCGGATGTCCACCAGCTGCTGGCGGCGCAGGCGCTCCATGATCTCCTCGATGATCGAGGAGGGCAGGTGGGTGCGCCGGGCGATCTCCGAGCCCTTCAGGTCGCCGGCCTGGAAGAGGTGCTTGAGGCAGAGCTCCTCGAGGTAGGAGTGGGAGAGCCCGGTGGCCTGCACGTTGCGCGGCGGCGCCGGCAGGAAGGCCGGCTCGTTCGCCTGCCGCGGCCGCATCACCGGCTTGAGCTCGGGCGGGGGCGGGGGCGGCGCGCCCCTTTCGGCCGCCTGCTCGGGAGGCTGCGGCTCCTCGAAGTCGATGGGCTCCATCCCGATCAGGGTGCTGCCGACGTCTCCGGGGTTCCCGTTGCTCATGACTCGCTCTCCTCCTCGTGGCTCGCGCCTGGCTTCAGTTTGCCGTGGAGGACGTCCACCTCGGGCACCGACGAGAGGTCCGTCAGGAGGCCCTCCACGGCGACGGCGACGTGCTCCCTGGCCCCGGGACGATAGCGGATCCGCAGGACCTCTTCGATGGTGTCGGGCGCCCCCGCCCAGCCGGCGCTCGCGGCCGGGCCCGAGCCCAGCAGGCGCAGGATCTCGTCCCAGTCCGAGAGCCGCTCCCCGGGGTCCTTGCGCAGCGCGCCGCGGATGAAGCGGACCAGGGGCTCGGGCAGCTGGGGCCGCAGGGCCTGGGGATCGGGCGCCTCGGTGCGCACGTGGGCCCGGAGCATCTCCACCGGTGTCGCGGCCTCGAAGAGGGGCCGCCCGACGAGCAGCTCGAAGGCGATGACGCCCAGGGCATAGATGTCCACCCGCCCGTCGGTGGGCTGCCCCCGCGCCGTCTCCGGGGCGATGTAGCGCGGCGTTCCGTCCACCGTGCGCGGGCCCGACTCGTCCTCGTCCTCGATGGGCAGGGCGAGGCCGAAGTCCATCAGCTTCACGAGGCCCCGCTCGTCGATCGAGACGTTGGCCGGCTTCACGTCGCGGTGGGCGAAGCCCTGCTGGTGGGCGTAGGCCAGGGCCTGAGCCATCTGGGAGAGGATCCGCGCGGCCCGGGCGGGCTCGAGGGCCTCCCCGGCGTCCACCAGCTCGGCGAGGCCGGCGCCGGGCAGCTCCTCCATGACCAGGTAGTAGGTGCCGTAGGCCGAGCCGGTGTCGTAGATCTGCACGATGTTCGGGTGGGTGAGGCCGGCGACGGTGCGCGCCTCCTCCAGGAAGCGATCCCGGAAGCGCGCCTGGTGGACCAGGGAGTGGGCGAGGACCTTCACCGCCACCGTCCGGCCGAGGCCGGGGTGGAGCGCCCGGAAGACCTGCCCGGTGGTCCCCTCCCCCAGCTTCGAGAGGATCCGGTACTTGCCCACCCGATCGATGCCCCCGCTCTGCTCCAGGCGCTGACCGAGGATGCGGGTGAGGAAGCCGGCGACCTTCGGGTGCTCGTCGAGGAGCTCCTGCACGGTCGCCCGATCGAAGACGTAGGTGCGCACCGGCTGCTCGCCGGCCCGGACGTCGGCCCGGCGCGGCTCGCCGGAGAGCAGCGCCATCTCGCCCACCAGGTCGCCCGGCCCCAGCCGGAAGACCGTCGGGTGCCCGCCCTCTCCCCGGAAGAGCACCTCGAGCTCGCCCTCCCGCACGACGTGCATGTTCTCGCCCGGGTCACCCTCCCGCATGAGGAAGGTGCCGGGCTCGAAGGAGGCCTCGGCGGCCGCGGTGGCGAGCCGCTCGAGCGCCTCGGCGCTCAAGGTCTCGAAGCCCTGGACGGTGGCGAGGAAGGAGGCGATCTCGGGCGCGGACATTCCCGGAACGATACCCTATCTCGTAGACTGCCGACCCGATGGACGGAAGAACGACGAGAGCCCTGCTGCTGTCCCTCCTGTGCTCGCTGCTCCTCGCCCCGGTGGCCGGCTGCTTCCCCGAGGGAGAGGGAGACGGCGCGGACGGCGGCGGAGGCCTCGACGCCTCCCTCGACGCCGGCCCCGGGGACGGTGGGGATCAGAGCGACGCGGGTGAGGACGGCGGCGCGGCCGACGCGGGCGCCGGTGACGGCGGCGACGACGGCGGCACGGCGGCAGCCGATCCGGGCGCGGCAGGCCCCTTCCCCCACACCCTCCTGACCGACTCGGTGACCCGGGGCGGCCGGACGATAGCGGTGGCCGCCTACCTCCCCACCCGCAGCAGCCTCTCCCACCTGATCCTCTTCCTGCCGGGCTTCCAGCTCGAGTCCTCGCGCTACGCGGCCCACTGCGAGCACCTGGCCAGCCAGGGCTTCGCGGTGGTGCGCGCCGATCCGCCCGCCGCGCTCTTCTCGGTGAGCCACACCGAGATGCGCGACGACGGGATCGCCGTGCTCGACTGGGCCTTCGCCACCTTCGGCGCGACCCTCACCGGAGAGGTCGGGGTCGGCGGCCACAGCCTGGGCGGCAAGGTCGCCACCATGATCGCTGCCGCCGACGGCCGGGTGAGCGCCCTGCTGGCCCTCGATCCGGTCAACGGCGGTGATCCGATCTCGGGCTACACCGCCGAGCTGCCGGACATCGTGCCCGACCTGACCTCGACCCTCACGATCCCGGTGGGGTACCTCGGCGAGACCACCAACGGCACCGGCGGCGGACTCTCCCCCGCCTGCGCGCCCCTCGATCAGAACTTCCAGACCTTCTACGAGAGCTCCACCGGCGCCCCCTGGGCGGCGGAGTGGACGCTCGAGGGCGCCGACCACATGGACTTCGTCCACGACGTGAGCGGCTGCGGCTTCGTCTGCACCGCCTGCCCCGACGGCACGGCGGACACCGCCGCGGTGCAGGCCACCACCGACCTGCTGGGCGCGGCCTTCTTCCGCCGCCACCTGGACGGCGAGGCCGCGATGGATCCCTACCTGGTGGGCGCCGCGCTCCCGGCCGGCGTCACCCTGCGCTTCTGATGGGCAGCGCGCGCCTCGCCGGCATCGACATCGGCGGAACGAAGCTCTACGCCCTCGTCACCGACGCCGAGGGCAAGATCCTCGGGCGAGCCAAGAAGAAGACCCGGCCGAAGAAGGGCTACGCGGCGGTGCTGGAGCGGGTCGAGGCCTGCTTCGCCGAGGCGCTGGAGGCGGCGGGCGTGGCGCGCGAGGCCATCACGGCGGTGGGCGTCGGGGCGCCGAGCGCCATCACCCCGGCCGGCGTGGCCGTGGACGCCCCGAACCTGGGCTGGAAGGACGCCCCCCTGGCCCGGGATCTCGAGGCCCTCCTGGGCCGGCCGGTGCGCCTCGACAACGACTGCAACTGCGGCGCCCTGGGCGAGCTGAGCTTCGGCGCCGGCCGGGGCCACGCGAGCCTGGTCGGCCTCTTCGTCGGCACCGGCCTGGGCGGGGGCATCGTCCACGAGGGGAAGGTGCTGCGCGGCCACACCGGCCTGGCCGCCGAGCTGGGGCACCTGGTGATCCGCCACGGCGGGCGCACCTGCGGCTGCGGCCGCGAGGGCTGCCTGGAGGCCTACGCCTCGAAGACCGCGATGGGCCGGCGCCTGAGACGCGCCGTGGAGAAGGAGGGGCGCCCCACCCTGCTGACCGAGCTGGGCGTCGAGGACCTCGGCAGCCTGCGCAGCGGCCTGCTCGCCCGCGCCTACCGGGAGGGCGACGCCCTGACCCGCGAGGTGGTGGACGAGGCCGCCGACTACCTCGGCGCCGGCGTCGCCTCGGTCATCACCGCCCTGGGGCCCGAGATCGTCGTCCTGGGCGGCGGCGTGATGGAGGCCCTGGGCGAGGAGCTCCTCCCCCTCGTCCGCGCCTCCGCGCGGCGCTCGACCTTCCCCGACGCCGCCTTCGCGGCGACCCCGATCGAGCTGGGCACCCTCGGCGACGACGCCGTCGCCCTCGGGGCCGTGGCCCTGGCCCGGACCTGAAGCCCGGGCGGGCAGGCCCCCCTCGCCTCAGCCCGCGGCCGGATCCCCGCCTTCGCCTCCCACCCCGGGGGACCGGAGCACGCCCGTCCCCGAGCGGATCGCCTGGCAGACGACCTCCATCATCTGCTCCAGGTTGGCCAGGCGGACCAGCAAGACCGCGTGCTTGGTCCTCGAGGGGCAGGCGGTCTGGATCTGCAGCAGCTGCAGCTCCAGCCGCTCGAGCCTCTTCTCCAGCTCCTCCCGCTCCACCATCGCCGCACCCCCTCATCCGCACAGAACGAGTTCAATGAACGGGTTCAACCCTAGGTCCGGCGCACGCTCCCGTCAGGCCCGGGGCAGAAGAATCTCGCCCCGCGACCCCGCCCGCCCGGGCTACTGCCGCTCGATCCAGTCGAAGAGGGCGGCGCTGACGTCGATGTCGCAGAGGTTCTTCACCTCCTGGACGCCGGTGGGGCTGGTGACGTTCACCTCGGTGAGCTTGCCGCCGATGACGTCGATGCCGGCGAAGACGATGCCGTCCTGCTTCAGGCGCGGCGCCAGCGCGGCGCAGATCCGCCGGTCGTGCTCGTCGATGGGCGAGGGCACGGTGGCCGCGCCGACGTGGATGTTGCCGCGGTGCTCGCCCTCGGGGGGCACGCGCAGGATGGCGCCGAGGGGCTCGCCATCGACGAGGAGCACCCGCTTGTCGCCCTCGGGGGCCTGGGGGATGTAGCCCTGGGCCACGCAGAGGCGGCGCCCGTCCTCGGTGGAGACCTCGAGCAGCGCCCGGCGGTTGGGATCGTCGGCCCGCACCACGAAGACGCCGTAGCCGCCCATCAGATCGACGGGCTTCACGACGATCTTGCCGCCCTGCGCCTCGAGGAAGCGCTCGATCCTCGCGATGTCCCGGCTGATGAGGGTCGGCGGGGTGAGCTCGGGGAAGTGGAGGGTGTAGAGCTTCTCGGAGGCGGAGCGGATGCCGCGCGGCGCGTTGATCACCAGGGTGCTCGCCGGATCGACGACGTCGAGCATCCAGGTGAGCTCGACGTAGCGCATGTCGAAGGGCGGATCGGTGCGCACGAAGCAGACCACGTGATCCTGGATGGGCCCGTCCTGCATCTCACCGAGGTGGATGTGCTCCGGCGGCGCCCGGCGCTCGACCCGGGCGGGCTGCCAGCGGGCGCCCGTCACCCCGCCCTCGTGCCAGACCCACTCCCGCCGGGTGTGGGCCAGCGTGTAGCCGCGAGCCTGGGCCTCGAGCATGAAGGCGAAGGTGGTGTCCCGATCGATCGAGATCTTCTCGGGCGGATCCATGATGAAGAGGATCGACTTGCCGGCCATGGACTCGTCCCTTTTCAGGCGCGGGGCGCGGGCAGGGCGCCGTGCTGCTTCAGGCGGGTGTAGAGGAGGGTCCCGCCGACGACGCCCACCGGGATGAAGAGCAGGTTCATCAGGGGCACCATCAGCAGGAGGAAGATCCCGCCGCCGAAGCCCAGGCAGAGGGCGTAGTTGGCGCGGACGGTCTTGAAGACGTGGGAGAAGCCGAAGCGGTGACGTCCCATGGCGTACTCGAGGTACTCGGCCGACATCCAGCTCATGGTGTAGGTCGGCGCCAGGACCGGAGCCAGGATCTGCCCGACCACGGGGATCAAACCGAAGAGGAAGATGATCAGCAGCCCCCCGTAGAGGAGGGCCAGCCGCCCGAGGCTCATCCCCACCGCCGAGAGGATCTCGCCGACGAAGCGCCCCATGTTGAAGGGCTCCTCGGCGTAGTCCCCGGTGAGGGTGCGCTCGGTGCGGGCCGAGAGCGAGTCGTTGAAGGGCGCCGAGACCACCGCCGGGAAGGTCAGGGCCCCGACCACGAAGCAGAGGGCGAAGACCAGGACGTAGAGGGGCCACCAGAGGATCTGCCAGTACCACTCGGGGGGCTTCGCCCAGATCAGGGCGACGAGGTCGTCGTTGTAGGTACCCAGCAGCCCCACCACCACCGAGAGCAGCACGAGGGTGATGACGATGGGGACCAGGGCGAAGGTCCAGAGCCGGGGGTGCTCGACCATCAGGCCGAGGGCCTGGAAGGGGATCGTGAAGCCCCGGATCAGGCGGGTGAAGACTCCCCCGCTGGTGGGGTCGGGCAGGGCCCGGGTCTCGGCGGCGACGTCGCGTGGCATGGGCTCGGGCATCATAGTGGCTCTCTCGGGCCCCGGGCCAACCCAAAGGCCCCGGGGAAATCCGGAGGTAGCGCCGCGCCCCCCGCGGCTCTACCCTGCGGGTCCGCTCCCGGCTCCTTCTCTGGAAGATCTGACATGTCCTCTCCGACCAGCGCCCCCGACCAGACCCCGATCATCGAGAGCATCGGCCAGCTCGAGGCCTACTTCCGGGGGCACGAGAAGCCCCGGGACGCGTTTCGGGTCGGGATGGAGCACGAGAAGGTCGGTCTCTCCAGCTCTACGCTCCAGCCCCTGGCCTATTTCGGCCCGGGCGGCATCGAGGAGGTGCTGAAGCGCGGGGTCGAAGAGGCCGGCTTCGAGCCGATCTACGAGCACGAGGCCATCATCGGCCTGAAGCGGGACGGGACCTCGGTCACCCTCGAGCCCGGCGGGCAGCTCGAGCTCTCCGGCGCGATCCTCGAGGACAACCACGCCACCTGCAAGGAGCTCACCGAGCACGCCGCCCTCGTCCACCGGATCGGTGACGATCTGGGC contains these protein-coding regions:
- a CDS encoding CAP domain-containing protein, producing the protein MRAPVLLVLPLLLILACGAEDDPGDDGGSPDGATEDGGGADAGGEDGGATDGGGTDGGVTDGGATDGGATDGGATDGGADDGGTSDGGTTPTEPPELAGILQAHNDARDVVGVPHLVWDDDLVAIAAAWIATCTDNEVPTGLLDHNAGRSDTYPGYVGENIYASSGTANGVAAVQAWVSEEAHYDIVTNTCAPNQVCGHYTQVVWGNTERVGCARGTCSGLTYSSTIVCDYSPGGNYSGQRPYPYP
- a CDS encoding MopE-related protein translates to MLRKSGFVIVCALLLTACPSDPDDGDGGTSDGGVTDGGGTTDGGGTDGGGSDGGVTGCGTVTFFGECDGNLLRYCGEDLNGNEELVEIDCTGASLTCSRISDDWGYDCAQTSGAVCTYDDPDYGYTYNLCAGTDAGCVENATTAVCTDNVGVCVDTDIGNCWANSLVQDCYAGQAWLYDCAADGLICSNSDCVAPVAETCNGIDDDGDGSTDEDFAAGGTVTYTGLDGTTGLVLTDACGAGICVGGFVECDASGGLTCSTAATATTDICNALDDDCDGQTDEDYGAGGTISFTDLDGTTGLTLGQSCGTGLCVGGTVQCDASGGLECPSHAAAITEIPSNTVDDDCDGQTDE
- a CDS encoding ATPase — encoded protein: MSNGNPGDVGSTLIGMEPIDFEEPQPPEQAAERGAPPPPPPELKPVMRPRQANEPAFLPAPPRNVQATGLSHSYLEELCLKHLFQAGDLKGSEIARRTHLPSSIIEEIMERLRRQQLVDIRGSGGAGIGRSSMIFTMTEDGHKVCGLSMERDRYVGPAPVPYRYYLQAVAAQTIRGSGLRKEDIEPHFGDLVVPDEVYAAIGPAMNSGKALFFYGEPGNGKTAICQRMTDCFGGDIFIPHALIVDDFVVKVFDETVHKRVEVESEEPLDERWVRCRRPMITVGGELTLEDLELAYSPQVKYYEAPFQLKANCGMLLIDDFGRQKVEPKDLLNRWIVPLESEFDFLTMHTGKKLQVPFDVFVVFSTNLDPAQLVDRAFLRRVRYKLEVTQPDRVLFGRIFEAECKKQGVPLDPAMLEYLVEKHYVAEQRPFNACEPRDLLAQVRDLCAYRGVAPVLTRELLDRVVANYFVRF
- a CDS encoding protein kinase: MSAPEIASFLATVQGFETLSAEALERLATAAAEASFEPGTFLMREGDPGENMHVVREGELEVLFRGEGGHPTVFRLGPGDLVGEMALLSGEPRRADVRAGEQPVRTYVFDRATVQELLDEHPKVAGFLTRILGQRLEQSGGIDRVGKYRILSKLGEGTTGQVFRALHPGLGRTVAVKVLAHSLVHQARFRDRFLEEARTVAGLTHPNIVQIYDTGSAYGTYYLVMEELPGAGLAELVDAGEALEPARAARILSQMAQALAYAHQQGFAHRDVKPANVSIDERGLVKLMDFGLALPIEDEDESGPRTVDGTPRYIAPETARGQPTDGRVDIYALGVIAFELLVGRPLFEAATPVEMLRAHVRTEAPDPQALRPQLPEPLVRFIRGALRKDPGERLSDWDEILRLLGSGPAASAGWAGAPDTIEEVLRIRYRPGAREHVAVAVEGLLTDLSSVPEVDVLHGKLKPGASHEEESES
- a CDS encoding ROK family protein; the protein is MGSARLAGIDIGGTKLYALVTDAEGKILGRAKKKTRPKKGYAAVLERVEACFAEALEAAGVAREAITAVGVGAPSAITPAGVAVDAPNLGWKDAPLARDLEALLGRPVRLDNDCNCGALGELSFGAGRGHASLVGLFVGTGLGGGIVHEGKVLRGHTGLAAELGHLVIRHGGRTCGCGREGCLEAYASKTAMGRRLRRAVEKEGRPTLLTELGVEDLGSLRSGLLARAYREGDALTREVVDEAADYLGAGVASVITALGPEIVVLGGGVMEALGEELLPLVRASARRSTFPDAAFAATPIELGTLGDDAVALGAVALART
- the gshB gene encoding glutathione synthase codes for the protein MAGKSILFIMDPPEKISIDRDTTFAFMLEAQARGYTLAHTRREWVWHEGGVTGARWQPARVERRAPPEHIHLGEMQDGPIQDHVVCFVRTDPPFDMRYVELTWMLDVVDPASTLVINAPRGIRSASEKLYTLHFPELTPPTLISRDIARIERFLEAQGGKIVVKPVDLMGGYGVFVVRADDPNRRALLEVSTEDGRRLCVAQGYIPQAPEGDKRVLLVDGEPLGAILRVPPEGEHRGNIHVGAATVPSPIDEHDRRICAALAPRLKQDGIVFAGIDVIGGKLTEVNVTSPTGVQEVKNLCDIDVSAALFDWIERQ
- a CDS encoding EI24 domain-containing protein, producing the protein MPRDVAAETRALPDPTSGGVFTRLIRGFTIPFQALGLMVEHPRLWTFALVPIVITLVLLSVVVGLLGTYNDDLVALIWAKPPEWYWQILWWPLYVLVFALCFVVGALTFPAVVSAPFNDSLSARTERTLTGDYAEEPFNMGRFVGEILSAVGMSLGRLALLYGGLLIIFLFGLIPVVGQILAPVLAPTYTMSWMSAEYLEYAMGRHRFGFSHVFKTVRANYALCLGFGGGIFLLLMVPLMNLLFIPVGVVGGTLLYTRLKQHGALPAPRA